The Bacteroides fragilis NCTC 9343 genome includes the window GCGCTGGTCAGATACGACTCCGCGTAAATTCACTTATGAAGTAGGGTTCAATATGACCTACTTTAATAGCCTGTGGAAAGTGAAAGCGGATGAAGCATTATCTGACTTGATGAATCCTTACAAACGTCAAACACATCAGACCGATTACTATGGGTTGGGATACATAGATACAGGACTTTATCAAAACAAAGAGGATATCCTGAACTCTCCCCGAAGATTGGGATCTACCCAAACTAAGCTCGGAGACATTGGTTATACGGATGTGAACGGTGATGGTAAAATAGACGGTGAAGACCAGGTACGTATCGGAAAGCCGACAATGCCTCACTTTACTTATGCCTTTGATTTTTCTTTGGGTTATGAAGGATTCACTTTGTCCGGTTTACTTTATGGGACAGGTGAACGCTACATGACTTTTGGCAATCGTTATCAGTCAGGTGAAGGAAAATACCTGTATTATGAAAACCAGTTGAATTATTGGAGACCGGACAATACAGGTGCGGATTTTCCTAGAATTTCGATCAGTTCCGGTGTAAACGGAAATAATAATAAGGCAGGATCGACTTTCTGGATGCGGAATGCATCATATCTTCGTCTGAAGGATTTGCAGTTGAGCTATGACTTTAAATATAAATACCTGAAAAAATGTGACTGGTTGCAGACGTGTCGTGTGAATCTGAGTGGTAGTAATCTTTTCACTATTTCAGGTGTTAGCAAATTTTTCGATCCGGAAACATCAAGTACCAGCGGCGACGGCTATCCTGTACAAAGAGTTTATTCAATTGGTGTAACAATAGGTTTTTAATAGGGAGGAATACATATGAATAAGATAAAGAATTTATTTGTAATTATACTATTTGCCTTGGTCGCCTTTTCCTGCAGTGATATATTGGACAAGGGACCGCTTGACAAATATTCGGAAAATGATGTGTGGAAAAGTACTGACCTGACACAAGCATTCATTTATACTGCGTTGGCAAATGCTACGAATATGATGGTTTGGAAAGACAATTGGACGGATAATGAAGCTATCATGGAAGATGGGCGGGATGTGAATGCAGAATTGATAGACCGTTATTATGATGCCGGATGGAATAAGTATGAAGATATCCGTCGTTGCAATATGGTGTTGGCACGTGTTCCGGAAGCACCCTTTACGAATGCGGAAAAGGCTAATTTTATAGCACAGGCTAAGACGATACGTGCTATGATTTATTTTACGCGTGCCCGCTTGTTCGGTAAACTAATGTTAGTAAAAGAACTTATTGATCCGGAAGCGGATATGAAATTCCCTCGTACGGCTACAGTGAAAGAAACTTATGATTTCATACTGAACGACCTCAGGGAGGCTGCTCCTGATCTGCCTGTAGATGCTCCGTCCGGTGCATTGTCACGCGGTGTTGCCTACGCATTGTTGGGAGAAGCAGCTTTGCATGGGGCTGCATATATTGAGAATGGACAGGAGGAGTATTACCGGATAGCGGCAAAGGCCTGTGAAGATCTGTTTGCACTGGACAAATACTCACTGGATGGTAACTACGCCGGTATGTTCAATGATTACGATCATTCATTGGCTTCGAGCGAGATAATCCTGGCACAATGGAGAAGTGCTGAAAATACGAACTTTTCAGATACGTGGATGCAGAGACTGGTACCTAATATTGATCCCTCTAAATTGATTGCCGATGTGCAGGCAAAGTATCCCTTGGTAGAGGAGATGGCAGGTTGGCCGCAAAGATTTCCTTCTGTTGATTTGGTAAATGATTATCTTGTAGTTGATGAGGATGGAAAAGCCAAAGAGTGGGACCAGACTTCTTATTATAAGAAATTCCTGGTTGACGGAGGGACGGTTGAAGATGCTATTTACAAGAATCGTGATAAACGATTCAAAGCTTCTATCGTTTACGACGGATGTTCTTATTTCGCTAATAGGGTGTGGCTTCGTGAGGGAGGTAATCTTTATTATACTTCTAAAACGACAGAATTCTGGGGAATGCCGGTATCAGGATATGTTTATCGGAAATGCGTTTATGAAGCCAAACGTTTGCTGAACTCGGAAAAAACGGATTATCATTATACTTTGTTACGTTTGGGACGCTCTTATCTGAATTATGCGGAAATAAAGTTGCGCCAAGGTGATAAGGAAACGGCTATTGACTATATCAATAGGACGAGGGTAACTCATGGCGGTTTGCCGGAATTGCAAAAATCCTTATCACTGGAAGATACCTGGAAAGAGTATAAACGTGAACGCCGTATAGAACTGGTCAGTGAAGGCGACCGATACTGGAGTGTACTTCGTTGGGGTAAGGCCGACGGTCTGGAGGTTGTTCCGGAACTGACAGTTGAACAGAAGTTCATGAAAATAGCTCCTGATGGAAAATCTTTTGAGATAATTCCGATACCCATTTACCAAAGTGATAATGAGCGTACTTTTACCAAGAAACATTATTTGTTCCCTGTACCTCAAGGACAACGTGATCTGAATCCAAATCTGGACCAGAACGAGGGGTGGTAGTAGAAAAATGCTGGACGTCTAATAATTAAAGTATTACGAATATGAAGAAACTTATAAATACTGTTTTGTTACTATTTCTAATAGGTACCGTTTCATCGTGCCTGAAATCAGGATTGGATGATTTAGAGGCCTATAATGAGGCTGAAATTACTAATTTGAACTTTGAATACCGTTGGTGGGATGAGGCTAAGGATCAGATGGCTGTTAAAACACTCAACATTGAAAAACAAATTTCGAAAGACGACAATCTGATTACCTGTAAGCTGACGGTTCCAACGGCCAGTGGCAGTTTTACAGATGCTGTCAGGCAAAATGTATCATTAAGTAATCTTATTGCTTATATAGATCTTTCTACTGCTGCCAGAATTATGCCCTTAAACGGAGCGCCTAAGTTGGGTAGTCCTGGCGATTTTTCAGCTAAAGAGTTTAAATATCAGGTGACTGCTGCCGACGGTACGAAAAGAGAGTGGACAATAAAGATTACGGATTTTGTGAAATAAGAATAACGATTGAGGTTATTCGGATTACTGATTGAAATGATGAAGGAAGATATGTAATAATATTTTCCTTCATCTGTTATTATATTATTTAGTGAAATTAATAAAAGAAGAACTATGAACAAACCCTATTTCATTGCATTTTTACTCTTTTTAGCTTTATGGACAGCCATTCCTTCTGTTTTTGCCGGAGATGTTGTTTTAAAAGTATTTGAAGGGAAACCACGTATCAATTCTCCTCATATCATAGGTAATTATCCTTCAACTCCATTTATCTTTTATATTCCGACTTCCGGTCAGCGACCGATGCAGTGGAGTGCGGAAAAACTCCCCGAAGGACTGGAACTGGATTCCAAGACTGGCATTATTAGTGGAGTCATGACTTCCAAAGGAGATTATACCGTAACCCTGAAGGCTGAGAATGCATTAGGTGTAAGTGTGAAACAATTGGTCATCCGCATTGGTGATGAATTATTATTAACTCCTCCAATGGGCTGGAACAGTTGGAATACTTTCGGACAGCATCTGACAGAAGAATTGGTCTTGCAAACGGCGGATGCGATGATAACGAACGGAATGCGTGATTTAGGATATTCCTATATCAATATAGATGACTTTTGGCAGTTGCCGGAACGGGGGGCTGACGGACATCTGCAGATTGATAAAACTAAGTTTCCACGTGGGATAAAATATGTAGCTGATTATCTGCACGAGCGTGGGTTTAAATTGGGAATTTATTCGGATGCCGCCGAAAAAACTTGTGGCGGCGTTTGCGGTAGCTACGGATATGAAGAAACAGATGCAAAAGATTTTGCCTCTTGGGGAGTTGACTTGTTGAAATATGACTATTGCAATGCTCCTGTAGATAGGGTAGAAGCCATGGAGCGATATGCGAAAATGGGAAGGGCACTACGGGCTACCAATCGTTCGATTGTCTATTCAGTGTGTGAGTGGGGACAGCGTGAACCTTGGAAATGGGCGAAGCAAGTGGGGGGACATTTATGGAGAGTATCAGGAGATATCGGTGACATTTGGTATCGGGATGGAAATCGTGTTGGTGGATTACATGGTATATTGAATATCCTTGAAATCAATGCTCCTCTGAGTGAATATGCCGGTCCATCCGGTTGGAATGATCCGGATATGTTAGTGGTCGGAATAGATGGAAAGAGTATGAGTATTGGTTATGAGTCGGAAGGATGTACTCAGGAACAATATAAATCCCATTTTAGCCTGTGGTGTATGATGGCTTCTCCTTTACTTTCCGGAAACGATGTACGGAATATGAATGATAGTACATTAAAAATCTTGTTGGATCCTGATTTAATAGCCATTAATCAGGATGTGTTAGGTAGGCAGGCAGAACGCAGCATTCGTTCGGATCATTATGATATTTGGGTAAAGCCGTTGGCAGATGGACGTAAAGCTGTGGCTTGCTTTAACCGGGCAAGCTCTCCGCAAACTGTGATATTGAATGAAAATACGATTGCCGATTTATCATTCGAGCAGATATACTGTTTGGACAACCATTTGACAAAGAGTGGTAGTGATTCAAAGGAACTGATAGTAAAACTGGCCCCATATCAATGTAAGGTCTATATTTTCGGTAAAACGGATTGAAATTATCTTGGTTCATTAAATATTTAACAGGCACTTATACCGCAAATTTAATTCTGTCTTTCCATTGCTTTCGATTTATTTCCTAAACAGGGCTGAATGTCCAATACGGAAATAAATCGTTGCAGGAGAAAGCAGTTGTGCAAAAGTTCTTTCACAGAAACTTTTTAATTCCGTGTCGGTTGAGAAATACAACTTGCGTATTTTCTCCTTTTTACCTTTCCCTGATCCATAATGATAAAGAACGATTTGAACCGGATGGTCCCGATTTGTTTGCTTTTTAATCAGCTTCAATCTTAATGTGATATTATCTATAGGACAAACTATCGGTTTTTAAGCTGATCATTGCGTGGAACGTACTCTTTGAATAACAGACAGGTTAATGGGATATCTGTTTGCACTTGCCCAATTGGTAACCTCACCTCTTTTAACATTTTATCTTCTTCGTCTTCTTTTGCTTTCTTTAGGGAGTAGGGGGCAATCATTCTTGAGGATATATTGTTCTTACTGCAACATCTAAACTTAAAAACGTATGAAAGATCTTGTGTCCGGCATCCGGTATGATGCCTCTAATGTGATTAGTCAGGCTATAGGGCCAAGTAAAGAATTTTGCATGGGATATTTAAATCCCGGCGTTGTGGGTGGTGAAGGATATATTTCGACTATGAAATTGTCAGTCGGCACAGTCGACGTGAAAGACCTCGATGCAATAACCGAAAGGATTGTAGCGAAGGATC containing:
- a CDS encoding RagB/SusD family nutrient uptake outer membrane protein, which produces MNKIKNLFVIILFALVAFSCSDILDKGPLDKYSENDVWKSTDLTQAFIYTALANATNMMVWKDNWTDNEAIMEDGRDVNAELIDRYYDAGWNKYEDIRRCNMVLARVPEAPFTNAEKANFIAQAKTIRAMIYFTRARLFGKLMLVKELIDPEADMKFPRTATVKETYDFILNDLREAAPDLPVDAPSGALSRGVAYALLGEAALHGAAYIENGQEEYYRIAAKACEDLFALDKYSLDGNYAGMFNDYDHSLASSEIILAQWRSAENTNFSDTWMQRLVPNIDPSKLIADVQAKYPLVEEMAGWPQRFPSVDLVNDYLVVDEDGKAKEWDQTSYYKKFLVDGGTVEDAIYKNRDKRFKASIVYDGCSYFANRVWLREGGNLYYTSKTTEFWGMPVSGYVYRKCVYEAKRLLNSEKTDYHYTLLRLGRSYLNYAEIKLRQGDKETAIDYINRTRVTHGGLPELQKSLSLEDTWKEYKRERRIELVSEGDRYWSVLRWGKADGLEVVPELTVEQKFMKIAPDGKSFEIIPIPIYQSDNERTFTKKHYLFPVPQGQRDLNPNLDQNEGW
- a CDS encoding putative Ig domain-containing protein; this encodes MNKPYFIAFLLFLALWTAIPSVFAGDVVLKVFEGKPRINSPHIIGNYPSTPFIFYIPTSGQRPMQWSAEKLPEGLELDSKTGIISGVMTSKGDYTVTLKAENALGVSVKQLVIRIGDELLLTPPMGWNSWNTFGQHLTEELVLQTADAMITNGMRDLGYSYINIDDFWQLPERGADGHLQIDKTKFPRGIKYVADYLHERGFKLGIYSDAAEKTCGGVCGSYGYEETDAKDFASWGVDLLKYDYCNAPVDRVEAMERYAKMGRALRATNRSIVYSVCEWGQREPWKWAKQVGGHLWRVSGDIGDIWYRDGNRVGGLHGILNILEINAPLSEYAGPSGWNDPDMLVVGIDGKSMSIGYESEGCTQEQYKSHFSLWCMMASPLLSGNDVRNMNDSTLKILLDPDLIAINQDVLGRQAERSIRSDHYDIWVKPLADGRKAVACFNRASSPQTVILNENTIADLSFEQIYCLDNHLTKSGSDSKELIVKLAPYQCKVYIFGKTD
- a CDS encoding DUF5018-related domain-containing protein produces the protein MKKLINTVLLLFLIGTVSSCLKSGLDDLEAYNEAEITNLNFEYRWWDEAKDQMAVKTLNIEKQISKDDNLITCKLTVPTASGSFTDAVRQNVSLSNLIAYIDLSTAARIMPLNGAPKLGSPGDFSAKEFKYQVTAADGTKREWTIKITDFVK